The DNA window ACGCCCCTCGCTCTGTTTGGTTAACTATTTTTCAACGTCATTATGCATCTGACAGCTCTTTTCCTTGTGTGACTTTGTTCCCATTTCAACATTCTACCGTGCCATCCATGTGTTGTGGAAACATTACTGTTGCTGTGGCACAGTCGGGCATTAGAGGGAAAACATACCCCACCAGTTCATCTACAGTCATTTAAAGCCAACTGTCCTGACGACTTGTGGAACTGCTTTTAGCTTGCTATGTCCTTTTGACTTTGTGTGAACTTGAGTGCTAATTTCAGCCTCGATAAACATCCAGCTGTCTGTCGCAGATATTTTTAATATGGTCACAGGATGATAAGATTACAAGTTGGTGGATCTCTACAGAGCCTGAGTAGTGACATTAACATTGTGTGTTTCAATATGGAAAATGCCCTAATGAGGTaataaagcaacactgtgtTTATCATCTTAATGAGTAATACTGATGGTACCACAAGCAAGGAGGAGCAGAACACATGCAGGATCAGGTTTACAGTCTGAATGATGGATAAGCAGGTAAGTACAGACAAGAAGTAGATAGCAGGCACATAAGTCACATTGAGACAGACAGTTGGTCGGACAAGGCGCTGATAGAAATGCCTGGTTTAAGTGCTGGCTGACATGATGTCTAGCAGGGTTGGCTGACAATCAAGTAACTTAAAGCTCcattgtgtaagatttaggtgaatgGTATCTAgacattgaatataaaataatcccagtgTTGTTTTCGCAAGTGTGTTattatctaaattgtacaaaagttgttttctttaccttagAATGGaccctttgtatttaaatacattatacTTACAtcgggagcaggtcctctgtaTGGAGGCCACCATGATTTTAACAgcagcccaaactggacaaactaaacacctctTGAGTTCTTATGACAACTGCATGCTACCGcatgttctccttcatgtttggaaggagagggtgaggtgaggtggtattcagctgcaatatgcaacttcaccactagatgtcactaaattctacacactgaaggCCATGTAAGGTGGAATACATGCTAGCAGGCTGGAAGTTAGCCGACTGCATGCTAGAGGCTAAAGGCCAGGATGCTAGCTGACTGAGGCCTGGTGCAGACGAGGTCAATTGGTATTTTTCTGTTGATTATAGTCGCAGCTACACAAGTACGCAACATCCGGTTGGTGACGCTTCCCGGTCAGCTCACTCTCATTGGCTACTGTGGAATTATGCTCAGAATTGGCAAACATGTTTTACGAATGTATATCAAATATGTTTCCTGTTTTCGATATTTCAGACCGGGGAGGCTACGACACAACCAGTGCCATTAAATTGTTTCCTAAACCCCCACCCGTAAGGATTATTTGGGCAGATAATCTGTTCCAACTAGTTTCAGGAATGCCCCTGTGATTGTCTGAAGGGGCAAGTTGGGTCAAAAATTGATTATGCTCTAGTGTGCTTCAGCCAAAAAGTGCAAGTTGGAGGCTAGCAGGCCTAGTGCCCGTCAATTTAGGTGAAGGTTAGAGGATCGCAAACAAGACGCTAGCGGAATGAGAGACAGGCTTCGCATCAGGGCTACGAAGGAAGTCCTGCGCCCCCAACAGATTCCTTAGCAAACGCTCAGAGGACTTTCCTCCGGATGACATAGAACAGCATCTTTGTACCCCCGGTTAtgaacctcctcttcctcttcaagTCATATAACACATGTTTTAATAAAGCCACTGCTCGCTCCATGGCTGACAGTCCAAAGGAAGGTTCAGGAAcctttgattgattgaataatgACAATCACGCTGTCAGTCAGACAGTTGGACATAAAGGAACGGACAAAAGTTGTTAATTTCACTGTTATTGTAGAAGTATTTTTATTAAGGTAAAGCATGTGAACACAAATGATTTAACTGTTATAGCTACCAGCCACATTGTGAGATGAATCTAATGCTGTCTTTGGATTTTGCTCAATTACCCTGATTCATTCTATCTCTTGGTCACCTTGACACAGTCAACATTCAAGTGGTATCACACCTGCACAACGAAATCTCAAATCTATGACTTTTAACAGTTCCTATAACTTTTATATCAAAAACAGATGTGAATCACAGGTTAAATTGTCAAAATGTTTTGCATCAAAGACACATTTGACTTCGATAATACGTTGAAAAGTCATAACAATGGAATCTTTACGGATTAAATTGAGGATGAAAGAAAGCTTGTCATCATTTCACTGTTTtagcattaaaataaaatgtcagaacGATCTCTCAGGTGGCAGATTTGGTTTATTAAAGACTTTATATAGCACAGCGAATATTTACATTTGGTACAAAAGATTGTAGAAATATACACTTTACAGAATAACTTCCTCCAAAGGTGAAAACATATAACTAACAGTGTTCCATACTACAAAACCAAACCACcactatcattattattatggtaTATACACTAAATTTACTGTACAATGTTGTCGAATGCTTTCAGTGCAAAAGTGAAACATCTCCTCTTTTTAAAAGTAGGTAGAAATGAAATCACAATGTTTACAGTACAGATCTCTAAAAAAACTGAGGTTTAAATATTTCTTATAGGAAATTTAATAGTTAATATTGGGAAATCTTTAGCAAAGAAGGAACCAAGGCAGCAAAACAAAGTCACAACACTGGAGCCCCTTTTATAGAGAGTGTGCTACATTGCAGTTCAGATGACCCCCTAATATTGCagtataatatttaaaaagaggTGGAACAATAATCCCCCCCATTACTGTGTTTGTACCTTTTATTTGCAGTTTGAACTGACTGCATAAAAGTGGCTTGGGATTAACCACAGCCTCTATGTCACACCACATACTTCAAAAGTTTAGACACAATAATAGAAAAATGTCAGACAAAGTGTCAGGCTTTTCTTTGAGGTAACAGCTTTCGAGTAACGTCTTCCTGCACAGTTGCTGCAGTAAAAGAAAGGGTGTTTGAGGATGTTGGGTATTGTACGTTTGTAcaataaaaacagcaaaaaagCGCTATGTTACAAGCGTACTTCTAGCGACTGTTTCCAGTAAGGCACACTGAACCAGGTCCCACAGTCACGATTCGTGCTGAGAGCCACAGTGGTGAATGCTCTGTTGGATAATCCATTAGGTATTACATTGTAACCTATTGCATAAAACACCTAAAGAAATTCACATTTAACAttattttcctctcctcttaaGAGGCGACATACGTCTGGGGGACATTATTCTTCACAGTGCTTGTTATAGACTTACAATGTAACTAGAGGTATTTTACACAATAGGACATTTGTACCTCCAGAAGGATTATGGTATGTTCAGTCATCAGGACTCTTGCGTCTCACAGGAGACTTTGAAGAGTCACTATAATCTGACTGAATAATCCATCTTTACCGAAGACATTTACTTTTTGTACAACAAACAAAGTACAACAATGATGTTAGAGAATATTACACGGTAATTTACATACACgttgttttaaataattatttatattattattttctaagtGCTAAAAAAAGAACCAGAGAGTTTTCAACAGTTGGATCTTTTCTTCAAGGTCAGTGGTTCTCCAGAGTTACTctgcagacagagacaaagtttattgttatttatctgTCATTAATAGGAATGGTAATAATGCAGAGTAAACACAGAGTCTAACTCACCTTTTCGGGATTGTCCTCCACGAATCTTTACATTTAACAAATGTGACCTCCTGTGATAAGCTCTGAGCTTCAGGGTCTTTTACACAGAACACTAACCTGAGGAAGAAATTCACAAatcagttttatatatatatatatatatatatatatatatatattttttttactccacTTACTTTTGCTGGGTCTCTCCCGTTCTAATTCGTATCTTGTGAACCTCCATGTTGGTGCTGTCAGAGTCGCCGGACCACCAAGAGGAAACCATCTTCAACATGCTGGAGGCGGACCAGCCGTTTGTCTCCTCCCATTTGAACTTCAGCATCAACAGGTCCCCAATGTCCTTCTCTGTCACCAGCAGGAATGAATGTGTCTTATTTGTCGCTAATTTCTCCTTTCtgccacaaacaaacagagacaaatgtTACAACAAGctcttgatgatgttttattGATCTCAGCTCCGTAAACTATAATACAAACAGTGGCTGTGTAACAGGTAATGGTTCTCTTATGGTTCTTAAGCTACTGTGTAACTGTTATAAAATAGCACATAACTCATAAGACACAAGTCCCTGTTGTGTAACTCTGTTTTGTAAAAGGTTTATAAACTCACAGTTTAAGCTCCAGGTTCTCAGCGTCTCCTTTGGCTCCgtacagtgagacagtgagcgaaGGCTCCATCTCTGAGCGGTTCACCTTACTGGAGAAGTGGATCTTCAGCTGGTAGTGGTAAACTGCAGAGTGAGAGAACATGTGGGAAACTGTTAAGCATGCATGTAGACTACTGAAGCTGTAAGATGTTGTGTTGAAATTGGGTAAAGATGGTGTGTGTCAATTCTTTTGCACCACAGCGACACTACTACATTGTCCTGTTTCGTAGAGTGCTTCAGGTGACAAACCGAAAATAGCTGAAGTGTTTCTAGATTTAGCCGTTGGACCTTGTTTTTGCAATATAATACAATCAGGTAACTTGACTGGAGTAAGTGAGGAAACAGTGCAGTAGTTTGTTTGTGACAGCAATGATGAGTTGACACAACACATTTCAAGTCCACTGACCTCTGAAAGGCATGGACGCCCGTGTTTTGGTGTACATGTGAACGCTGCGTGCCTTGCGGACCTTGCTGATGTCGTAGCCCAGCGTGTTGCAGCGGTTCTTGCGGCAGCTGAGACACATGCCGCGGTTGAACATGTCGCTGCTGCCGCACCTATAGGCCTGGGCAGCGTCCTCCTTGTTCAGCAGGGAGTCGATGAACAGGTGGACCGAGCGCTCGTGTTCACACTTGACTGCATCCGTGATCGCTGAGGGGGGGAAAACGATGGAGATTTATACGTGTGCTTCTTAaagaacacaacagacacataAATGTTCTAACTGCCTTGGACTGTTCAATTTGAAGTTATCCTCACCGAGCATCCCAAAGTTAGCAATCTTCTCAAGGGCGCCCCTGAGGTTGCAGCCCGGCTGGAAGCTGCCGCCGTTGGGGTAAATGTCCACGTGTCCGACCGGCTGCTCGATGCCGATGCTGAGACCCAGGGAGCCCCGTGTGAAGGTGTGGAGGACGTCCACGAAGTAAGCATCATCTGGGGACAGGCGCCTGTGAGCGTGCTCCCCCTCAAAGTCAGGACCAGCTGGGTCCAGACCTGCAGACATAGAATTAACCAATCATCCGTCAGTTCACTTTATTCACTTATCATCATTGACCAAATCACACAATGTAAGGTGTCGGAGTCTTCTATTCATTTTACCAGTTATTCTTCCGACTTTATTGGTTGCATGGCTGCCAGCAAATCCTGCCACATGGGCTCCGAGGCTGTAGCCAATCAGGTGGATGTTCTCCAGAGGAATGTTGGTGGTTTCCTAAAAATAATAAGGGAAATGTCCCCTTTCATTTTCATAGTTTACAGTTATACATTTTAAGATGTCATTGCTACATGTCATCTTGTGTCAGAGAGAATGTCCCTTTTAATAAGAGGTGATTAAAAAACCATCTACATCTCAAAATGGATATGGATGTGAACGGTTGCTCCCACTGACCTCGATCCAGTCGATGAAGCGAGCGATCTCCTGCCCGACTGCTTTGGTCTTCTGAGCCGCGACCACATAGTGGTTCTGTGCCGAGCTGAGCCAGTCCACTACGATGACGTTGGCCGTCTGTTCTCGCTCATACAGCGCTAACACCAACTTCTCCACCCAGCTTTCAAACATACCACTCAACTGTTGAAATGACACATAGAACGCTGAATTTACAATGTGTTATAACATTGCAGCAAGGACATTGATGCTGATAACAATCAAATTCTTGGTTGTCCAGGTAGATTTAGCTTCTTTGATGTGCATATTGTCAAATCAAAGCCAACTTCTTCCGTAGTATTAACTATAACATGTTGTTGCATGACAAGAAACTTAGTCATGTGCTTTGGCAAGACATCGTGGGACCAGAATTTGgggaaataatgaaacactaAACCCGTCACAGGTGTTTGTGAACAAAGCCCTCTGGGGTTTTAAAGACCAGGGCAGGTCCCAACAGGCTGAAGCATCTCCACTCACCGTCCATCCGTGGATTACTAGAAAGGTTTTGGCGGTGCTGTTGAAGGTGCAGGCTGTCAGGGTCTCAGGCTTTCCAGGAACGATGTAGCACAGGTCATCGTCGGGATGGGATGGTTTGCGGAGGGAGAATTTGGCCACAGAATGATTGCTGTCATCTTTGTGGTTGAAGAGGTCATTCAGAGGCTCGAGGAAGTTACCTGAAAGACGAGAAAGTTATGGtttatgtttgttattttaaaccatgtaagaagagacagaagacacGAGTGCTTCCTGTGTGGAGCGGATGTTTTTGTCAGATGTGTGAATCGGATCTAACGTTCTGGGAGTTTGGAGATGCCTGACTAGCCGACTGAGTGATTGTTTCCAATAAGCTCCAGCCCCTCTGGGCCCCTCAGTAAATGAGCTTCTACCTTAGACCAGATCAGTTCTCTGGGGTTACAGGGGTTCACTTGGTCAGACCGAGCTCCATAGAAACCACCGTCTCCCAGCTTTGTTCCTGCCACCTCACCGACTATAATCTGCCCAAGTTCCAGTGGTCCTGACAAAGTCAGTTGACTCAATTCAACTGTTTTGCTGGATTACAGAGTGGGGGTGGATGTAGGAACCACAGAGACATTTACAGGGCTTGGAGATGTTTAGGGACCATGTTGTAAACATAAAAGAGgatgtttccacttcctgttaatCATTTGATAATTGAGTTGCCTGGAGGTTTTCCACATGGATAT is part of the Limanda limanda chromosome 9, fLimLim1.1, whole genome shotgun sequence genome and encodes:
- the LOC133010348 gene encoding lipoprotein lipase, whose protein sequence is MKAWRVGFLDFLLVIAAVHNVTSLEEELADSIFGNFLEPLNDLFNHKDDSNHSVAKFSLRKPSHPDDDLCYIVPGKPETLTACTFNSTAKTFLVIHGWTLSGMFESWVEKLVLALYEREQTANVIVVDWLSSAQNHYVVAAQKTKAVGQEIARFIDWIEETTNIPLENIHLIGYSLGAHVAGFAGSHATNKVGRITGLDPAGPDFEGEHAHRRLSPDDAYFVDVLHTFTRGSLGLSIGIEQPVGHVDIYPNGGSFQPGCNLRGALEKIANFGMLAITDAVKCEHERSVHLFIDSLLNKEDAAQAYRCGSSDMFNRGMCLSCRKNRCNTLGYDISKVRKARSVHMYTKTRASMPFRVYHYQLKIHFSSKVNRSEMEPSLTVSLYGAKGDAENLELKLKEKLATNKTHSFLLVTEKDIGDLLMLKFKWEETNGWSASSMLKMVSSWWSGDSDSTNMEVHKIRIRTGETQQKLVFCVKDPEAQSLSQEVTFVKCKDSWRTIPKRVTLENH